In the genome of Desulfobacterales bacterium, the window GAAAGGTTTATTGATAAATCATGCCTACGTTGCATAAGTGCTTGAACTTTGCTTCTTGAAGCGATAACACCTTGTTCATCGGCAATAAGCAGGTTAAAATAATATATTGCTCCTATGACGATCACATGCAAAAGAATAATACTTGTATAAAGAACCCATCTGTTCCTAACAACCTCAAAAGAAGGTTTAAGCTTATTTATGTAATATTTTGGTCTTGATGCAATCTCATTAGGTTCGAGATTATATTTTTTACTATAAGCTCTTTGGATAATAGTAGTGACATTTTTACTCACTTAATCCGCTCCTTTTTCTGTGAATAATATATTCCAAAAATACAATATAGCAATAAGGCTAAAACTTGTAGATTTAGTATTTTTAGCCTTAGATGTGTTTTATATTTTTTAATATATTCTATATTTGTAATATACTTAAATAAAAAGATGGGTGATTTCTAATTTTTAAGCAATTTTTTTAATGCCATATCCCACACCAACTCCACCCGCCAAAATCAAAAATATTGGTATAAATCCATTAAAAAAATCTAATACAGCATAAAACTCATCATAGACGCCATAAGCACCAATGACAAGAAGTGCTCCTGCGGCAATAGCGTTAGGTTTTCTAAGTTCAGCTTTACCAAATATAGCCGAACTTAAAGCAACCAAGCCTAAAAAAATAGTAATGGGTTGCATAACACCTTTAAAAATTTCAAAAACAATAAAGCTATTTAGATATACTAAAAAAAGGCCTATGCCGAAAATAATCTGTCCCCCAATAATATGATTCAATCTCATTTATTACCTCTTTTTATTCTTCATCTTCTTGAGTTGATTCCCGTTCAATTTCCATTACTTTTGTAAAAAACTTAGCCGCTGTTTTGTGATCGTCTTTGCGTACATTTAAAAATCCTAAATGCTGATTATATCTGAGTTCATTAGGAGCCATGTCTACAGCTTTTTGCATAGATGTAATAGCTTTTTCTACTTCATTGATTCCTTCGTAGGCAACTCCTAAAAGATAATAAACTTTAGCATTATCTGGGGCTAATTTAACTAATACTTCTAAGTCTTCTACAGCCTCTTTATAATTTTTTGAATTTATTTGAAGAGTGCTTTTTCTAAAAATAGCTCCTTTGTGTTGAGGATTAAGCTTTAACACTTTATTAAGAACTGACAGAGCACTTTTTTTATTACCAGATGCGGATAATGCTATTGCAAGTTGATAGTACGCATCAGGATTAGAAGATTCTAATTTTGACCATTCTTTTAAATATTCCAGTCCTTTTTTATGCTGACCTTTATTTATATAATGAGTGCTTATATTACGATAAATTTTAACTTTATCTTTTTGAGTAATATCAAAAAGCCCATTATACGCATCAAGTATCTTGTTTAAAAAACGACCGCAAAAAAGCAAGAAACAATGCAAGTAATAAATTGAAGATGCTCCTTCTGATGTAGAAACTTCTTTTCCATTTCCAGCATTAATACCATTTTCTTTTTCTTCAAAACTTAAAGTTTCAAGACTTTCCTCTTTAACCATTTTCTGATCCCTCCTCCTTTGTTTTTGGCGGAATAAAACCAGCCAAAGTAGCAACTAAACCAAGTAAAATCATAATAATAGGGAGACCACCATTGATGACATCCATAACATAGTAATATTCATCAAAAACTCCCCATATCCCTAAAGCCATAAAAAATAATCCTAAAATTATATGAAGCATAGCTTCCAGCTCCTTAAAATTTTGAACAATCCGTTTGTTCAGTTAAATAAATATTTATATTTGTTATGTAATTATGTAATTATGTAATTATAAATTTTAGGGACTTGTATACTAAAATATACAATTATCCGTCAATATAATTAATAATTATTAATTAATGACATCGTATTCCGTTAATTAAGGCTAAAATTAAAGGAATATCCAAATTTTATTATCTTAAAATAGTAATGATATGTCATTTTTATAGAAAATTGGAGAGAAAACCTCGCCCTTGTGGGCGAGGTAATTGACTATTCATTTACCTGATTATCTTTTTTTATTTCTTCATTTTTCTTTAAATTAGAAACTACTTTTTTTCCTTCTTTAAACATTGCTTCATAATATTCTTTCACAGTTTCCGGGTTAAAATTCAAAAATGTTCCGCCTGATTCAAAATGATGTATGAAAACTTTTCCTACGGCATAAGTAGAAGCTCCCGCTAAAAGCGGCATCGCTAATACTCCTGTTGTTTGTCCTATAATAGGTATGACTTTAAGAAAACTGGCAAAAGCTTTGGATAATGTTACAGAAAGTCCGCTTCCAATCAAAGAAGCGAGTATATTTTTGACTTTATCCTGAGAAAATGGAATTTTATAGATTTGCGATATTTTTCGTACTAAATTTAACTGAACTCCAGTCAAAGCTACAAGATCAATTACA includes:
- a CDS encoding tetratricopeptide repeat protein, yielding MVKEESLETLSFEEKENGINAGNGKEVSTSEGASSIYYLHCFLLFCGRFLNKILDAYNGLFDITQKDKVKIYRNISTHYINKGQHKKGLEYLKEWSKLESSNPDAYYQLAIALSASGNKKSALSVLNKVLKLNPQHKGAIFRKSTLQINSKNYKEAVEDLEVLVKLAPDNAKVYYLLGVAYEGINEVEKAITSMQKAVDMAPNELRYNQHLGFLNVRKDDHKTAAKFFTKVMEIERESTQEDEE
- a CDS encoding DUF697 domain-containing protein, with protein sequence MENQKEQLNEELDENDENLDINNVLTKHVIGAMAVGLIPMPVIDLVALTGVQLNLVRKISQIYKIPFSQDKVKNILASLIGSGLSVTLSKAFASFLKVIPIIGQTTGVLAMPLLAGASTYAVGKVFIHHFESGGTFLNFNPETVKEYYEAMFKEGKKVVSNLKKNEEIKKDNQVNE